A window of the Lactobacillus amylovorus DSM 20531 genome harbors these coding sequences:
- a CDS encoding bis(5'-nucleosyl)-tetraphosphatase — protein sequence MIMEHSAGAVIYRRAVSGELEYLIVQSVVNHNWGFPKGHLEGEETVQEAAKREVAEEVGLKPEFDFNFMRKKKYSLTEKKTKTVTYYLAKYVAGQKVAKQKEEILADKWVTFKEAKKYLTEHGKMDVLRAARDYIKQ from the coding sequence ATGATTATGGAACATTCGGCAGGTGCAGTTATTTATCGAAGAGCTGTTAGCGGAGAGCTAGAATATTTAATTGTACAGAGCGTAGTAAATCATAACTGGGGTTTCCCTAAAGGACACTTAGAAGGCGAGGAGACAGTCCAAGAAGCAGCTAAACGTGAAGTTGCGGAAGAGGTAGGGCTAAAGCCAGAATTTGATTTCAATTTTATGCGTAAGAAGAAATATTCATTAACAGAAAAGAAAACTAAAACTGTTACATATTATCTGGCCAAGTACGTTGCAGGACAAAAGGTAGCTAAGCAAAAAGAAGAGATCTTAGCAGACAAGTGGGTTACTTTTAAAGAAGCTAAAAAGTATCTAACAGAACATGGCAAGATGGACGTACTAAGAGCCGCGCGGGATTACATTAAGCAATAA
- a CDS encoding phosphoenolpyruvate carboxykinase (ATP), protein MSTKERYSQDELRKANPMFSRTRATIESAFYGNNVHEVTSVAEAYNLAKKQSGVIVTDLPILHTKELGLPYGATQLVYNHGKILGRTASARHFVDNPNEDAEALNGNLREDIYKGHDQKYLKATVLVGLDPSFTVKAHIMMPEDQAFNLLSYILNFHFFDEEAEKMYAKSKFYNEPDIYFYFDPNVQDEDYPKGLGVFDAPHNCAAVFNLRYFGELKKGTLTLAWAIAHRHGYTACHGGEKSFHFNDKDDKTFAFYGLSGSGKSTLTHEMYDGKYDITVLHDDAFIISREDGSSVALEPSYFDKTHDYPAGHHETKYYTTIMNCDVTLDENGKKVIVTEDLRNNNGRVIKTRYTSPHRVDFEKSPITALFWIMKDGSLPPIIKIDDPVLATTMGCTLATKRTSAENLPKGFDMNTLVIEPFADPFRAYPVSGDYTDFKELFTKRGASCYSLNTDAFMGKDIPKEVTKKLIEDLANGNIKDSDFKPFGNFKGVSYLPIDGYEVHLEDPEYQKTLAKRMQDRLNWLNKYDEEHPETPIQDEAKKTLEAIIKELS, encoded by the coding sequence ATGAGTACAAAAGAACGTTATTCTCAAGATGAACTTAGAAAAGCAAATCCTATGTTTAGCCGCACTCGTGCAACAATCGAGAGTGCATTTTATGGCAACAACGTACACGAAGTAACCAGTGTTGCTGAAGCTTACAATTTAGCTAAGAAGCAATCAGGCGTTATCGTTACTGACTTACCAATTCTTCACACCAAGGAATTAGGCTTACCTTACGGCGCAACCCAATTGGTTTACAACCATGGTAAGATCTTAGGTAGAACTGCCAGTGCACGTCACTTTGTTGACAATCCTAACGAAGATGCAGAAGCCTTAAACGGTAATTTACGTGAAGACATTTACAAAGGTCACGATCAAAAGTACTTAAAGGCTACTGTTTTGGTAGGTCTTGACCCATCATTCACTGTTAAGGCCCACATCATGATGCCAGAAGACCAAGCCTTCAACTTACTTTCATACATTTTGAACTTCCACTTCTTTGACGAAGAAGCTGAAAAGATGTACGCAAAGTCCAAGTTCTACAACGAACCAGACATCTACTTCTACTTCGATCCAAATGTTCAAGATGAAGATTATCCTAAGGGTTTAGGTGTATTTGACGCTCCTCATAACTGTGCCGCTGTATTTAACCTTCGTTACTTCGGTGAACTTAAGAAGGGTACCTTGACTTTAGCTTGGGCTATTGCTCACCGTCACGGCTACACTGCATGTCACGGTGGTGAAAAGTCATTCCACTTCAACGACAAAGACGACAAGACCTTCGCATTCTACGGCTTGTCAGGTTCAGGTAAGTCAACTTTGACTCACGAAATGTACGATGGCAAATACGACATCACTGTATTGCACGACGACGCATTCATCATTTCACGTGAAGATGGTTCATCAGTAGCTCTTGAACCTTCATACTTCGACAAGACTCACGACTACCCAGCAGGTCACCACGAAACTAAGTATTACACCACTATTATGAACTGTGATGTAACTCTTGACGAAAACGGCAAGAAGGTTATCGTTACTGAAGACTTACGTAACAACAACGGTCGTGTTATCAAGACCCGTTACACTAGTCCTCACCGTGTAGACTTTGAAAAGTCACCAATTACTGCTTTGTTCTGGATCATGAAGGACGGTTCATTACCTCCAATCATCAAGATCGATGACCCAGTATTGGCAACTACTATGGGTTGTACTTTAGCAACCAAGAGAACTTCTGCTGAAAACTTGCCAAAGGGCTTCGATATGAATACTTTGGTTATCGAACCATTCGCAGACCCATTCCGTGCATACCCTGTATCAGGCGACTACACAGACTTCAAGGAATTGTTCACTAAGCGTGGCGCTAGTTGCTACAGCTTGAACACTGACGCATTCATGGGCAAGGATATTCCAAAGGAAGTTACTAAGAAGTTAATCGAAGACTTGGCTAACGGCAACATTAAGGACAGCGACTTCAAGCCATTCGGTAACTTCAAGGGTGTAAGCTACTTACCAATTGACGGTTACGAAGTTCACCTTGAAGACCCAGAATACCAAAAGACCTTGGCCAAGAGAATGCAAGATCGTTTGAACTGGCTCAACAAGTACGATGAAGAACACCCAGAAACTCCAATCCAAGATGAGGCTAAGAAGACTTTGGAAGCTATCATCAAAGAATTGAGCTAA
- a CDS encoding TerB N-terminal domain-containing protein: MDSNQLFKYVYAKYGLKFEPIIPGSAETYVLMSPVDSGYFAMLSRIKINGEIRAVLDLKCGDFAGTIRDLPGFTDPVRIKDAAWVGAVLGNNDSSVKKALDYAFKLAMNGKQVNVAQDQYFYIPPDDVEEKYKAEPIKPRKNLQKQADPDIPDKIRQMLKLYDYSLLPQKGRAKNFYVQARFMADYEDNYAEYFAFKSFYPTYHDMNIGQLRSYFTWRSKLRKGNYQKTSTSYAFVYLYELLNNVGVNPQEGYDKLLDFKHNYVEKYDLAMEPYLNDWLKDYVLYYQLGQDEIDNCFAQEIKEDHDYLILRHPEDYSTEKLAAVFANRSSYWNTSKVIKQNQAKFTELLKCVWQELLDAKKFGIAYYSAFVAKPQVKQQDVFLGSVFYNREKKIPTQMVDAARKYVFMNGTWQIHFDEPVKRQKTNLNTFLHELDRIAREKLKLGRPIKPRFIDQAVLKAIDAGIAVYQEQQEKAKIDQIKIDFSDLDKIRANASVTRDSLLTDEEKELEQEEQKQVEQKKEIEKPAEVKTDNEYGLDKNEMFLFISLLKNQPWQDYVKKNHLMISILADSINEKLFDEIGDNVIEFDEDNQPQIIEDYKEDLEDMFLKG, encoded by the coding sequence ATGGATTCGAATCAGCTGTTTAAATACGTCTATGCAAAATATGGCCTTAAGTTTGAACCGATTATTCCAGGTTCGGCTGAGACTTATGTGCTCATGTCGCCAGTAGATAGCGGCTATTTTGCCATGCTTTCGCGTATCAAGATCAACGGAGAAATAAGAGCTGTCCTTGACTTAAAATGTGGTGACTTTGCAGGCACCATCCGCGATTTACCAGGTTTTACTGATCCAGTTAGAATCAAAGACGCAGCTTGGGTAGGTGCTGTTTTAGGAAACAATGATAGTTCAGTCAAAAAGGCGCTCGATTATGCCTTTAAGCTAGCGATGAACGGCAAGCAGGTTAACGTCGCGCAGGACCAATATTTCTATATTCCGCCTGATGATGTGGAAGAAAAGTACAAGGCCGAGCCAATTAAGCCACGCAAGAATTTGCAAAAGCAGGCCGATCCAGATATTCCGGATAAAATTAGACAGATGCTCAAACTGTATGATTACAGTCTTTTGCCGCAAAAAGGTAGAGCCAAGAATTTTTATGTGCAAGCACGTTTTATGGCGGACTATGAGGATAATTATGCAGAATATTTTGCCTTTAAAAGCTTTTATCCGACTTACCACGACATGAATATCGGTCAGTTGCGCAGTTATTTTACTTGGCGGAGTAAATTGCGCAAGGGCAATTATCAGAAGACGAGTACGTCGTATGCGTTTGTATATCTTTATGAATTACTGAACAATGTCGGCGTGAATCCACAAGAAGGCTATGACAAGTTGCTTGATTTTAAGCACAACTATGTGGAAAAGTATGATTTGGCGATGGAACCTTATCTGAATGATTGGCTAAAAGACTATGTTTTGTACTACCAATTAGGACAAGATGAGATCGATAATTGTTTTGCCCAAGAAATTAAAGAAGACCATGACTATCTGATTTTGCGTCATCCCGAAGATTATTCGACTGAGAAATTAGCCGCTGTTTTTGCAAATAGATCATCGTATTGGAACACTTCCAAGGTGATTAAGCAGAATCAGGCTAAATTTACCGAGCTTTTAAAATGCGTGTGGCAGGAATTGCTAGATGCTAAAAAGTTTGGCATTGCTTATTACAGCGCCTTTGTGGCTAAGCCGCAGGTTAAGCAGCAAGATGTGTTTTTAGGCAGCGTTTTTTATAATCGGGAAAAGAAAATTCCCACCCAAATGGTTGATGCCGCAAGAAAATATGTCTTTATGAATGGCACTTGGCAAATTCATTTTGATGAGCCGGTGAAAAGGCAGAAGACCAATTTAAATACTTTTTTGCATGAATTGGACCGCATTGCCCGTGAGAAGTTAAAGCTGGGGCGTCCAATCAAGCCACGTTTTATCGATCAAGCGGTGTTAAAGGCGATTGACGCTGGCATTGCTGTTTATCAAGAACAACAAGAAAAAGCCAAGATTGATCAGATTAAGATTGATTTCTCTGACTTGGATAAAATTCGTGCTAATGCTTCGGTAACACGCGATAGCCTGTTAACCGATGAAGAAAAAGAATTAGAGCAGGAAGAACAAAAGCAAGTAGAGCAGAAAAAAGAGATTGAGAAACCAGCAGAAGTTAAGACAGATAATGAATATGGTCTCGATAAAAATGAGATGTTCTTGTTTATTTCTTTACTTAAAAATCAGCCGTGGCAAGATTACGTTAAGAAAAATCATTTGATGATATCGATTCTGGCTGATAGCATCAACGAAAAGCTGTTTGACGAAATTGGCGATAATGTCATCGAATTTGATGAAGATAACCAACCACAAATTATTGAAGATTATAAAGAAGATTTAGAAGATATGTTTTTGAAGGGATGA